A stretch of Episyrphus balteatus chromosome 2, idEpiBalt1.1, whole genome shotgun sequence DNA encodes these proteins:
- the LOC129912521 gene encoding exopolyphosphatase PRUNE1: MISFLKRSKILLNSTSKLCVILGNESCDLDSVVSAIALAFFYSKIYPDQSGFIPILNIPRTSFPIKTEVTYFLGKYNITDELLVFKDDTSNEFIKKSSVILVDHHVSPYRDSVIEVFDHRPVDSSAELPIASKKIIEQVGSCATLIADLILRSRGLNDEFKLTLQLLYGAIVMDTVNFSPEACRKTELDSEIAAKIENFVGISDPGHHRENVFAELVKAREDIKSLTPYQLLHKDMKLISNSDGSIRVAIPGYPILVQEFIKKPDAKHAIEMFAKEYNSSSIVLIGMKITNGSDVIRDIGLININNDGLFEEILDKIKIHDKPNLQLQEIENTNFLCGRFFKQENIRATRKQILPIVKKILDEKY; this comes from the exons ATGATATCTTTCTTAAAAAGATCGAAAATTCTTCTGAATTCAACT agcAAACTTTGTGTCATTCTCGGCAATGAAAGCTGTGATCTCGATTCAGTTGTATCTGCAATTGCACTAGCATTTTTCTACTCTAAAATATATCCCGACCAATCTGGATTCATACCTATTCTTAACATCCCACGTACAAGCTTTCCCATTAAAACTGAAGTTACATACTTTCTGGGAAAATACAACATAACAGATGAACTTCTTGTGTTCAAAGACGACACAAGTAATGAGTTTATCAAAAAAAGCTCGGTGATTCTAGTTGATCACCACGTCTCACCTTACAGGGACTCTGTTATAGAGGTATTCGATCACCGTCCGGTGGATAGTTCTGCTGAACTTCCCAtagcttccaaaaaaattatcgaaCAAGTTGGCTCGTGTGCCACTCTAATCGCCGATTTAATATTACGATCCAGGGGCTTAAACGACGAATTTAAACTAACACTGCAACTACTTTACGGCGCTATCGTTATGGACACGGTTAACTTTTCACCCGAAGCGTGTCGAAAAACAGAGCTGGACTCGGAAATTGCTGCTAAGATTGAAAATTTTGTGGGAATATCAGATCCCGGGCATCACCGTGAGAATGTATTTGCCGAGCTGGTTAAAGCACGAGAAGATATAAAATCATTAACACCCTATCAGTTGCTCCATAAAGACATGAAATTAATCTCTAACTCGGATGGGAGCATCAGAGTTGCGATTCCTGGATACCCTATTTTGGTGcaggaatttattaaaaaacctgATGCCAAGCATGCCATAGAGATGTTTGCCAAAGAATATAATTCTTCATCAATTGTCTTGATTGGTATGAAGATAACAAATGGCTCAGATGTGATAAGGGATATTGGGCTAATAAACATAAATAACGATGGActatttgaagaaattttggataaaattaaaatccatGATAAGCCAAATCTACAACTTCAAGAAatagaaaatacaaattttctttgtGGTCGTTTCTTTAAACAAGAAAACATCAGAGCTACTAGAAAACAGATCCTtccaattgtaaaaaaaattttggacgaAAAATATTAA